The Rahnella aquatilis CIP 78.65 = ATCC 33071 genomic sequence GCGCCAAAAGGCAAACGCGGTATTTACGGCGCATGGCAGTCGTTTACGGTGTCGCTGGGTTTGCTGACCGGCGTGGCGCTGGTGGCGGTGCTGGTTCAGACCCTTCCCGAAGCCCAAATGAAAGACTGGGGATGGCGCATTCCGTTCCTGCTGGCGCTGCCGATGGGGCTGGTGGCGCTGTATCTGCGCCTGAAGCTCGACGAAACGCCGAACTTTGTTGCCATTAAAAAAGCTGAACCGGCAGCACAAAAAACCGCCGCAGAAAAAGCCTCTGCGATCGCCACCGCCAAAGCCATCGCGCTGGGGATTGGCCGCATGATGGGCTGGTCGGCGGGCGGTTATACCTTCCTGGTGGTGATGCCGTCTTATCTGCAAACCTCCCTGCATGCCACGTTTTTACAGGCTCTGGTGGCGACGGTGCTGGCGAACGTTGGTTTTGCGCTGGCGATTCTGCCTTCCGGCTGGCTGAGCGATAAAATTGGCCGCAAGAAAGTGATGATGTTCGCCGTATTTGCCGTCATCGTGCTGAGTTTCCCGCTGCTGCACCTGTTGCAAAATCCTGAAAGCAGCCTGCTGACCAAAGGCATTGCGGTGCTGATTGCCGGTGCGACGATCGGCATGATTGCCGGTCCCGGCCCGGCGATGCTGGCGGAAATGTTCCCGACCCGCGTGCGTTATACCGGGCTGGGGTTATCTTATTCCCTGTCGAATGCGGTGTTTTCCGGCTGTGCGGGTCTTATCATCACCGGTCTTATCAAAGAAACCGGCAATCTGGATATTCCGGCCTATTACGTGGTCGCCACCTGCGTGGTCAGCCTGTTTGCGTTGATGACGTTGCGCAAGGACGATCATTTGCGTGATCTGGATGAATAAGCGATGAACGACACGCATTTGCAGTCGCGTCTGAACGCATTACAGGGCAGCTTCTCGCCGGCGGAAAAGCGGATCATCACTCTTATCCGCCTTGATCCGCCGGGTGTGGCCAACATGGGCGTGACAGAACTGGCGAAATACGCCGAAACCAGCACGGCCACGGTGGTGCGCACCAGCAAACGGCTGGGGTTTAGCGGCTATCCGGCGTTGCGGCTGGCCTTAGCCGCTGAATCCTCCCGCCCTATGCCCGCCGACATGCCGCTGGCGGCCGATATTGGCGACCATGATTCGCCCAAACAGATCCTGCAAAAACTGCTGGAATTTGAGGTCAAAGGTGCCACCGAGACCACACAGTTACTCAGCGCGGCGACGCTGGAGCAGGCGGTCAGCATCCTTTCACAGGCACGCCGGATTGATATTTACGGTGCCGGGGCCTCGGCACTGGTGGCGCAGGATTTGTGTCAGAAACTGCGACGCATCGGCGTTGTCGCACAGACTTACGGCAGCACCGACGAAAGTCTGGTGAGCGCCTGTCAGCTTACCGCCGGGGATGTCGCGCTGGCGATTTCCCACTCCGGCAAAACCGCCGGAGTCGTCGAAGCGCTTTCACAGGCCAGAACCGCCGGCGCAACGACGCTGGCGATCACCGCTAACGGGCGTGCTGCCCTCGCACGCAAAGCCGATGTGGTATTGCGAACCAGCAACCGCGAAATGGGTTTTCGTGCCGCCGCAATGGCCAGCCGCACCAGCCAGTTACTGATTATCGACTGTCTGTATATCGGCGTGGCGCAGCGTCTGCCGGGCGCGCGTGAGGCCTTACGTAAAACCCACGACGCGGTACAACAGCACCGCCGCTGATATTCCTCCGTTCCACGGCGTGCCTTCTATACTTCATAAAACACCTGAGTTTATGAGGGCATGCATGTTCACCCATCGTTTGGTATTTCCTGCCAGCGTCCTGCGCGGGCGCGGCGCCATTAAGCATCTGGGCGCGATGTGCGGTCGCTTAGGCCAGCGGGCGCTCTTAGTGGGCGGCAAACGCGCCATTGCCAGCGTCGAGGCGAAAGTCGCCGATCAGCTCGAGCAGCAAATGGTCAGTTATCTCGGCAGTGAAATCTTCAACGGCGTGTGTTGTCAGGAAGAAATCAACCGGCTGGCGGACGTTTTCCGTACTCAGGGCGTGGAAGTGATTATCGCCACCGGTGGCGGAAAAGCGCTGGATACCGCGAAAGCGGCAGGCGTGGCGTGCAATATTCCGGTGGTAACACTGCCGAGCATTGCGGGCACCTGTTCGGCGGTGACGTCGCTGGCGTTTCGTTATCATCAGGACGGTGAATTCCGCGACATGATGCCGTTACCCTGCGGCCCCGCCGCGGTGGTGATCGACGCCGATTTGCTGGCATCCGCCCCGCTGTCATGGCTCTCGGCGGGCATCGGCGATACGCTGGCAAAATGGTATGAGTACCGCGCCATCAGTGACCTCAACCAGCTCACCGGACTGGCCGGTGTTGCCCGCACCAACAGTGAACTCTGCTATACGCTTATCGAACACTTCGCCGCCGACGCCTGTTTCGCGGTGCAGGATGGCAAAGCCAACAATGCGCTCGAACAGGTGCTCGACGCTATTTTCCTCTACGCCGGACTGACTTCCGTCATGAGCAACGGCGCACACACCGGTGCCGCCCATGCGTTATACGAAGGGTTCACCGCCTGTCCGAAAACCCGTCACATCCCCCACGGTTTGCTGGTCGGTTACGGCAACCTGTGTCTGCTGGCACTGGAAAACCGCAGCGACGATGAACTGCAAACCGCCATCGCTCTGGCCCGCGCCAGCGCCATACCGACGCAGTTAGCGCATATCGCGACGGGGCTGACGGAACAGGATCTGGCGGTGATTATCGACCGGAGTCTGAGCACGCCGGATATGGCGAACATGCCGATGGATATGACATTTGAAGATGTCAGGAAGGGGATTGAGAGAGTGGAGAGACTCGGGGCAAAAATTAATTGATGTGAGAACGCACATCAGAACGTTTTTGAAAGATAAATGGTGAAAGTTTCGGTTTCTCAATTGCCGTGATCACTTATCGGGTTGCGCCGAAACCGCCCAAAGGAGGAAAGTGCTTTTCCTCCTTTGGATTCCTCCTCGCTTTTTCAACAAGCGCTCCGCTCGCTGGCTATGTTTCAGGTATCGCAGCGACAGGCTGGAAATCTTGCCGCTTCGCGGTGCCTTCATTTCGGGATTGCAGCCTAGGGTCTGCAACCTCTCATTCAGCAAGCTTTCTGAAACGCCCGCACGATTTTAAATTCAAAAGCAGACTATTTTCCTCTTTTAAAAAAGTCGATTGGCGTGCTCAAAATTCAGCTGAACGGAGCGGCTTCGAGACCTGTGGCTCGAAGACCGAGAGAAGGCAGTGCGAAGCACCTGAATTTGCGCCACTCACAATTGCGGCGGAACATGTCCGTCGTTCCAGCGAAGCGCGCAGTGAAAGAGCCCGGGGGTCTTGGGGGGTGGCGGCGATAGGCCGCCCCCCAAGTCGGTGTGGGCCGACGCCCACGACCTTGAATTTGAATTTGAATTTGAAATTAAGCCGGGATCCAAAAAGGCCCCCTTTTTTTTCAAATCTCCATCACTTCCCTCGGTAACCGACTCATTCTGATTCCGCCTTCCGGTCTCACCACGACTGTCTCGCTGAACGCCAGTCCGGCTGCCGAAGTGTACATATGGAACACCATGTTTTCCTCAAGCCTCCAGTCTGCTGCTGGCGTAAAGCAATGCGAAAAATCACTCGGGCGTGGCGTACGGGTGTAAAGCCCGAGCGCGTAACCGGTGACGTTACCGTAATCAGCGCGTAACCCGGCGGCGAGCACGGCGTTGCGTAAAATCGCATCGACGTCACGGGCTTTCGCGCCCGGTTTCATGGCGGCGATCTGCGCATCCTGCAGGGCGATAAGCTGGCGGGCAATGTGTTGTTGCTCCGGACTGATTCCGCCGGGGATAAACGGGCGCATCAGGCGGGCGCTGTAGTGTTTTACCTTCGGGATCAGTTCCACATGCAGAATGTCGCCGTTCTGGATAATATCCTCATGCGTCTGTGCATGCAGAAAACCACTGTCTCCGGTGGAACGGACAACCGGACCGGTTTCACCGGTATCGGCACCTTCAGAAAGAAAAATTTGTGCCGCCAGCGCGGCAATGTCCCGCACACGCCAGCCCGCTTTCACCTGCTCTTTCAGCGTCAGAAACGCGGTATCCGCGATATGTGCCGCCTCCTGAAGGAGATCCAGCTCATAAGGAAATTTCACCTGCCGCAGACTGTCGCTGACACCCGGCATAGGCCGCCAGACGGCTTCGGGTAAATGTTCGGAAATCTGCTGCCAGGTATCTGCCGTCATGCCGTAAGAACGGGTGTCCACGCCAAGACGGCAGTCGCTATAGCCGCGTGAAATCAGGCTTTGTGCCACACATTTCCTGGGGTTCTCAGCGTCATCATAAGTGACAACGTCACGCAGCCAGCTCGACTGACGACAAGGCGCTTCATCGAGCTTGCGCAGCACCATCCACGGCTCGCCGCTCAGCGGCACCAGACAGGCTCGGTACATCGTTTCCGATACGGTAAAACCGGTCAGCCACGCCAGCAGTTCACCGCTGTCGACCAGCATAACGTCGGCCTCCGCCATGCGCATGGCGTCACGCAGGCGGCTCAATGCCGCCAGATTCACAGCCATCGACATCTGTTGCCCCTCTTCAATCAGGCTTCAACCGGCTGACAGATTTCGAGGATTGCCAGCAGGTAAACCCGTACGGTATCGAGGAAATCTTTAATATGAACACGCTCGTCCGGCATGGTGTTGAACTTGCCACCCGGCCCGCAGACCACGCCTTCCATGCCCAGCATCTGGAAGAAATGCGCGGCATCAGTGCCATAAAAAGCCGGTGGCGTAATAACGCCGGTGGGCTGTTGTTCACCGCGTACCGTCTGATAGGCACGGTTCACCGCTTTAACGATGGGCGATTCCGGCGACACTTCGAACGGCAGCATGGTCGGGCGATGGCGTTTACCGTCATCAAACAGTTCTGCCTGCAAGCCGGGGAATTCGCGGCACAGGTTATCGAGCAGCGCCTGTAAATCGGCCAGCACGGTATCGACCGTTTGCCCCGGCGCAAAACGCGCAGATCCGCTGAGGCGCACGAAGTCAGCGACCTGTGGCGGACGCCATTCCTCTAAATCACGTCCCAGCGCGCCGTGGATGGTGCCGATATGGCCGCGGTTAATTTTGCGGTGATCGTCTGTTTCCGCGCCGGTAAAAGTGATGTTATTGATTTGCGGGATTAACCTGATGGCCGCCTGAATCGCATCGACCGCTTCTTCTCGCTTTGAAAGATGGCGCGTATCGCCGGTCAGTTCGATGGTGAACATCAGCGACCCGGCATGCATGGTCATTGCCTGCACATCAGTCGGTTCTGAGTTGATAAAATAATCGGCTTTGATGCCCTGTTCGATGGCCGCAATGGTCCCTATCCCACCCTGCAATTCACCGACCACATACGTCAGGATAACGTCGCCTTTGAGTTTCACACCGTTGTCGATCAACGTTTTCAGCGCACAGAAATAGGCCGCGTCACCCGCTTTCATATTTGAAACACCGATGCCGTAAATGAATTCGTCATCGATTTTTCCTTCCCACGGATCGACCGTCCAGCCTTCGGTCACCGGGTTGGTGTCGAGATGGCCGTTGAACAGCAAACTGTGGCCGCTGCCCTCTCCGCGAAGCGTGCCGATAGCGTTCAGACGCTCGCCCGGCACCGGTTGCAGTTGCGTTTCCAGCCCGAGCATCTGCATCTGGCTGGCCATATATTCTGCCAGCTTGCGCTCGCCGTCTGTCTGGCTGTAACTCTTGTGCTGCACCATACGCGCCAGAAAATTCAGGCAATAGTCATCGTCAACTGCGGCCAGTAATTGTTGAGAATTCATGTGTAACCCTTTCAGTATCAAAGATGTTCTGTGATGGCCTTTTCAGGCGTATGCACCGCTGCCAGCAATGCTTTCGTATAATCGTGACTGGCATATTGCGCCATAGCCTCGCCCGGCAGCACTTCCAGCAAATCCCCGCGATACATTACCGCCACGCGATGTGCAATCTGGCGGATCAGGTTCAGATCGTGGGTAATAAACAGATAAGCGGTGCCGTAGCGACGGCGCAATTCCAGCAACAATTCAATCACCGTCGCCTGCACCGAGACATCGAGTGCGGCAGTGATTTCATCGCAAATCACCAGTTCAGGCGGATGCGCAAACGCACGGGCAATCGCCACACGCTGCTTCTGTCCACCGGAAAGTTCATGCGGAAAACGCCGGGCGAAACTGGCAGGCAGCCGGACATCCTCCAGCAAGCGCGCTACCGCCTGCGCTTCGTTTTCACCCTCTGGCAAACCGTACAGCCGCAACGGACGGGCGATGATTTCACCGATACGCTGACGCGGATTGAGCGAGGCGTCAGGATGCTGGAAAATCATCTGCACGCGGCGGCGATAGTCTTTACCCATTTCGGCGCGGCCAGACAGGTTGTAACCGTTAAAGTCCACTTTGCCGCTGAACGGCACCAGACCGGTCAGTGCTTTCGCCAGCGACGATTTACCGGAGCCGGACTCCCCCACCACGCCGACGATTTCCCCGCGATGTACTGTCAGGCTGACATCCGACGCAGCACGGGTTTTACCGTTTTCACGGCGAAACAGCCGATCGAGCAAACCGTGGCGACCGTAATCAATATTGATGTTTTGCAGGCTAAGCAGCGGCTGCGCTGACACCGGAGTGGCATCTGTCAGACGATGCGCAGGATCCGGCACTGCCGCCACCAGCTTTTGCGTGTAGGCATGTTGCGGCGAAAGGAACAGCGTGCGGGCGGTGGCCTGTTCAACAATGTGACCTTTTTCCAGCACACAGACGCGGTCTGCCACCGCTGACACCAGCGCCAGATCATGCGAGATGTACAGCGAGGCAACGCCGGTTTCCTCACGCAGACGGGCAAACAACGCCAGAATTTGTGCCGAACTGATGACATCAAGTGCAGTGGTCGGCTCATCAAAAATCAGACATTGCGGCTCGCAGGCAAAGGCCGTGGCGATCAGTACACGTTGCTTTTCACCACCGGACACCTGATGCGGATAACGCTTCATCATTGCCGCCGGATTTTTCAGCTCGACGTTGCTGAGCAACTGAATGCCCAGCGCCAGCGCTTGTCTGGCATCCAGCCCGCGATGGCGGATCAGCACTTCGATGATCTGTTCGCCCAGGGTCAGTGTCGGATTCAGCGAAGCTCCCGGATCCTGAAAAATCATGCCCAGCTTGCCGCCGCGCAGGTTTTCAAGTTGTGGCGCAGACATCTGGCATAAATCCTCACCCGCCAGCAGAATACGCCCGCTGCGTTCCCGCGCATTGGCAGCCATGTAGCGCATAACCGACCAGCCCAGCGTGGTTTTACCCGAACCGGATTCTCCGACCAGCCCGACCACTTCACCGCGCTGCACACTGAGTGAAATGTCCTGCAAAACCTGCAACGGCTCTGACTGAGGCAACAGGTAGTCGAGGCTGTAATTTTCTATGGTTAATACGGCGTCGCTCATCAGTGGCTCCTCGGGTTAAGCGCATCGCGCAGGCCATCGCCCAGCAGGTTAAAACCAATCGCCACCAGCGCGATCGCCACACCCGGGATCAGCATCATCCATGGCGCGTTAAAGAAATATGCACGGGCTTCCGACACCATCAGTCCCCATTCCGGCTCAGGCGGTTGCGCGCCGAGGCCGAGGAAACTCAGTGTGGCAAATAACATGATGGCGAAGGCCACGCGGATAGTGGCTTCCACGATGATTGGCGCGA encodes the following:
- a CDS encoding MFS transporter translates to MTRTGPITPATASQSRRALVAGSVGNFIEWYEFGVYGYLATLIAGNFFTLEGQTGMTGLLLTYASFALAFFCRPIGAIIFGRIGDRIGRKPTLIAVVLLMTLATAIIGLLPTYAQIGVAAPLLLTLMRMFQGLFAGGEFGGAVSLMTEFAPKGKRGIYGAWQSFTVSLGLLTGVALVAVLVQTLPEAQMKDWGWRIPFLLALPMGLVALYLRLKLDETPNFVAIKKAEPAAQKTAAEKASAIATAKAIALGIGRMMGWSAGGYTFLVVMPSYLQTSLHATFLQALVATVLANVGFALAILPSGWLSDKIGRKKVMMFAVFAVIVLSFPLLHLLQNPESSLLTKGIAVLIAGATIGMIAGPGPAMLAEMFPTRVRYTGLGLSYSLSNAVFSGCAGLIITGLIKETGNLDIPAYYVVATCVVSLFALMTLRKDDHLRDLDE
- a CDS encoding MurR/RpiR family transcriptional regulator, which encodes MNDTHLQSRLNALQGSFSPAEKRIITLIRLDPPGVANMGVTELAKYAETSTATVVRTSKRLGFSGYPALRLALAAESSRPMPADMPLAADIGDHDSPKQILQKLLEFEVKGATETTQLLSAATLEQAVSILSQARRIDIYGAGASALVAQDLCQKLRRIGVVAQTYGSTDESLVSACQLTAGDVALAISHSGKTAGVVEALSQARTAGATTLAITANGRAALARKADVVLRTSNREMGFRAAAMASRTSQLLIIDCLYIGVAQRLPGAREALRKTHDAVQQHRR
- a CDS encoding iron-containing alcohol dehydrogenase family protein, with the translated sequence MFTHRLVFPASVLRGRGAIKHLGAMCGRLGQRALLVGGKRAIASVEAKVADQLEQQMVSYLGSEIFNGVCCQEEINRLADVFRTQGVEVIIATGGGKALDTAKAAGVACNIPVVTLPSIAGTCSAVTSLAFRYHQDGEFRDMMPLPCGPAAVVIDADLLASAPLSWLSAGIGDTLAKWYEYRAISDLNQLTGLAGVARTNSELCYTLIEHFAADACFAVQDGKANNALEQVLDAIFLYAGLTSVMSNGAHTGAAHALYEGFTACPKTRHIPHGLLVGYGNLCLLALENRSDDELQTAIALARASAIPTQLAHIATGLTEQDLAVIIDRSLSTPDMANMPMDMTFEDVRKGIERVERLGAKIN
- a CDS encoding M24 family metallopeptidase, encoding MSMAVNLAALSRLRDAMRMAEADVMLVDSGELLAWLTGFTVSETMYRACLVPLSGEPWMVLRKLDEAPCRQSSWLRDVVTYDDAENPRKCVAQSLISRGYSDCRLGVDTRSYGMTADTWQQISEHLPEAVWRPMPGVSDSLRQVKFPYELDLLQEAAHIADTAFLTLKEQVKAGWRVRDIAALAAQIFLSEGADTGETGPVVRSTGDSGFLHAQTHEDIIQNGDILHVELIPKVKHYSARLMRPFIPGGISPEQQHIARQLIALQDAQIAAMKPGAKARDVDAILRNAVLAAGLRADYGNVTGYALGLYTRTPRPSDFSHCFTPAADWRLEENMVFHMYTSAAGLAFSETVVVRPEGGIRMSRLPREVMEI
- a CDS encoding M20 family metallopeptidase, whose product is MNSQQLLAAVDDDYCLNFLARMVQHKSYSQTDGERKLAEYMASQMQMLGLETQLQPVPGERLNAIGTLRGEGSGHSLLFNGHLDTNPVTEGWTVDPWEGKIDDEFIYGIGVSNMKAGDAAYFCALKTLIDNGVKLKGDVILTYVVGELQGGIGTIAAIEQGIKADYFINSEPTDVQAMTMHAGSLMFTIELTGDTRHLSKREEAVDAIQAAIRLIPQINNITFTGAETDDHRKINRGHIGTIHGALGRDLEEWRPPQVADFVRLSGSARFAPGQTVDTVLADLQALLDNLCREFPGLQAELFDDGKRHRPTMLPFEVSPESPIVKAVNRAYQTVRGEQQPTGVITPPAFYGTDAAHFFQMLGMEGVVCGPGGKFNTMPDERVHIKDFLDTVRVYLLAILEICQPVEA
- the nikE gene encoding nickel ABC transporter ATP-binding protein NikE, encoding MSDAVLTIENYSLDYLLPQSEPLQVLQDISLSVQRGEVVGLVGESGSGKTTLGWSVMRYMAANARERSGRILLAGEDLCQMSAPQLENLRGGKLGMIFQDPGASLNPTLTLGEQIIEVLIRHRGLDARQALALGIQLLSNVELKNPAAMMKRYPHQVSGGEKQRVLIATAFACEPQCLIFDEPTTALDVISSAQILALFARLREETGVASLYISHDLALVSAVADRVCVLEKGHIVEQATARTLFLSPQHAYTQKLVAAVPDPAHRLTDATPVSAQPLLSLQNINIDYGRHGLLDRLFRRENGKTRAASDVSLTVHRGEIVGVVGESGSGKSSLAKALTGLVPFSGKVDFNGYNLSGRAEMGKDYRRRVQMIFQHPDASLNPRQRIGEIIARPLRLYGLPEGENEAQAVARLLEDVRLPASFARRFPHELSGGQKQRVAIARAFAHPPELVICDEITAALDVSVQATVIELLLELRRRYGTAYLFITHDLNLIRQIAHRVAVMYRGDLLEVLPGEAMAQYASHDYTKALLAAVHTPEKAITEHL